The Congregibacter litoralis KT71 genome contains a region encoding:
- a CDS encoding tyrosine-type recombinase/integrase, translating into MALNLLTTARLKAVAEEDIGTILNDGGGLRGRVRKNRAGDLTVQFEYKYRDGKKYRTSKVEQWPKRSLAEIREIYRSIKTGLAKGEDPIELRKAERLEAQLDQANRLETQRRELERLAFEAANTRTLTDAIYQWEKLELSRRKRGGAEAIRAIKKDIIPALGGMPLADIKRAMLIDQLDRVVERGSLVMANHLFGDLKQFFTYAVARDWIDVHPLAGLTKERIGGRQKERDRYLSDEEITELTERLQSANLLITTEQSIWIMLSTCCRVGELSQARWEDIELEQGEWRIPARNSKNARSHIIYLSEFAKIQFEELHRITAGSNWCIPSRSREAHIDQKSISKQIRDRVRKTSLKGRSNSSGTLLLSGGPWTPHDLRRTGATMMGELGVMGEVIERCLNHVEINKLKRTYQRHELRAEQREAWRLLGDRLELLSTVDPTGNVTVGSFKRA; encoded by the coding sequence ATGGCTCTCAACCTGTTAACTACTGCCAGGTTAAAAGCGGTCGCTGAGGAGGATATCGGGACTATTCTCAATGATGGTGGTGGCCTCCGAGGTAGGGTGCGAAAAAATCGTGCTGGGGATTTAACAGTGCAGTTCGAGTACAAGTATCGAGATGGCAAAAAGTACAGGACCAGTAAAGTAGAGCAGTGGCCTAAGCGATCGCTTGCCGAGATCAGGGAGATATACCGGTCGATAAAAACAGGCCTCGCCAAAGGCGAAGATCCGATAGAGCTTCGTAAAGCCGAAAGACTAGAGGCTCAACTCGATCAAGCTAACCGCCTAGAAACGCAAAGACGCGAACTCGAGCGCCTTGCATTTGAAGCCGCTAACACTCGAACACTCACAGACGCTATTTACCAGTGGGAGAAGCTAGAGCTCTCGCGGCGTAAGCGTGGCGGCGCTGAGGCTATAAGAGCCATCAAGAAAGACATAATCCCGGCACTAGGTGGAATGCCGCTCGCAGACATTAAGCGCGCTATGCTCATCGATCAGCTCGACCGTGTCGTGGAGCGTGGATCGCTGGTAATGGCCAACCACCTCTTTGGCGACCTCAAGCAGTTTTTCACTTATGCGGTAGCTAGGGATTGGATCGACGTTCATCCGCTTGCGGGCCTTACCAAGGAGAGAATTGGTGGTCGTCAGAAGGAGCGCGACAGATACCTGTCTGATGAGGAAATCACTGAGCTTACTGAGCGACTTCAATCGGCCAACTTATTGATCACAACTGAACAGTCAATCTGGATTATGCTATCGACTTGCTGTCGCGTAGGCGAACTCTCGCAGGCGCGGTGGGAAGATATAGAGCTGGAACAAGGTGAGTGGCGCATCCCCGCTCGCAATAGCAAGAACGCTAGAAGCCATATCATCTACCTATCAGAATTTGCCAAGATTCAATTTGAAGAATTACATCGGATTACTGCGGGCTCAAATTGGTGTATTCCGTCGCGCAGCAGAGAAGCGCATATCGATCAAAAATCGATATCCAAGCAGATCAGAGACCGTGTCCGCAAAACCTCTCTCAAAGGCCGTAGCAATTCGTCAGGGACCCTTTTGCTAAGCGGCGGACCTTGGACACCGCATGACCTACGGCGAACTGGAGCCACCATGATGGGCGAACTCGGTGTGATGGGGGAGGTAATAGAACGTTGCCTGAACCATGTGGAGATAAATAAACTGAAGCGTACTTACCAACGTCATGAGCTGAGGGCTGAGCAGCGCGAAGCCTGGCGATTGCTGGGTGATAGACTAGAGCTGCTTTCAACTGTTGATCCAACTGGAAATGTCACCGTGGGAAGTTTCAAGCGCGCCTAG
- a CDS encoding type I restriction-modification system subunit M N-terminal domain-containing protein, translating to MKDKDCRQLPQNDNNLAADIWALADLLRGDFRQSQYGRVILPFAILRRLECVLEGSKVNVLAQVDENKRLFRSLGLRGAEVRYTDVMNWSGRKTFDCWRSSGVISSAAPVSRIGF from the coding sequence TTGAAAGATAAGGACTGCAGGCAGTTGCCCCAAAACGACAATAACCTAGCCGCCGACATATGGGCGCTCGCAGACCTACTGCGCGGCGATTTCAGGCAATCTCAGTACGGGAGGGTGATATTGCCCTTTGCGATTCTTCGTCGCCTGGAATGCGTGTTAGAGGGCAGCAAAGTTAATGTGCTGGCTCAGGTTGACGAAAACAAGAGGCTGTTTCGCTCCTTGGGCTTGAGAGGTGCGGAGGTTCGCTACACTGATGTGATGAACTGGAGTGGCAGGAAAACATTCGACTGCTGGCGAAGCTCGGGAGTGATTAGCAGCGCAGCCCCAGTCTCGCGCATAGGCTTCTAA
- a CDS encoding helix-turn-helix transcriptional regulator — translation MVNKVLRLPAVKARTGLSRSTLYLRISNHAFPRPISLGGRSVGWLEHEVESWIEAQKNLTRRQSEVRAEAKK, via the coding sequence ATGGTCAACAAGGTCCTCAGACTACCCGCTGTCAAAGCCCGAACAGGTTTATCCCGATCCACCCTATACCTTCGCATTTCCAATCACGCGTTTCCGCGGCCAATATCGCTCGGCGGAAGATCAGTGGGCTGGTTAGAGCACGAAGTCGAGTCATGGATTGAGGCTCAGAAAAATTTAACCCGCCGTCAGTCTGAAGTCCGAGCGGAGGCCAAAAAGTGA